A genomic region of Vitis vinifera cultivar Pinot Noir 40024 chromosome 7, ASM3070453v1 contains the following coding sequences:
- the LOC100259506 gene encoding protein CHAPERONE-LIKE PROTEIN OF POR1, chloroplastic isoform X1 has product MTLCGLASSPSIYCLRKPAQEPWSRTRQVPDFLNIRKSRENMGLFGLERNYWTGSMRRCNIQRTHLIKCAMDSSYSNMANDPTVIFPRINIRDPYKRLGISREASEEEIQAARNFLVQKYAVHKPSVEAIESAHDKIIMQKFYERKNPKINIKKKVRDVTQSRVVQAVVSRFRTPSMNFIIKTSIAFIILGALTVLFPTEEGPTLQVAISLIATIYFIYNRLKSKMRAFLYGAGAFILSWLLGTFLMVSVIPPILKGPRSLEVTTSLTTYVLLWVSSTYLK; this is encoded by the exons ATGACTCTGTGTGGATTGGCTAGTAGTCCATCAATATATTGTCTCCGCAAACCTGCACAGGAGCCCTGGTCACGAACCAGGCAAGTTCCTGATTTTCTAAATATTAGGAAATCCAGAGAAAACATGGGGTTATTTGGTCTAGAAag AAATTATTGGACTGGTTCGATGCGGAGATGTAATATACAAAGAACTCACTTGATCAAGTGTGCAATGGATTCTTCCTACAGCAACATGGCAAATGACCCAACTG TCATCTTTCCCAGAATCAATATAAGAGACCCATACAAAAGACTTGGTATTAGCAGGGAGGCTTCTGAAGAAGAAATCCAGGCTGCCAGGAACTTTCTGGTACAGAAATATGCAGTGCACAAGCCAAGTGTGGAAGCAATTGAGTCTGCCCATGACAAAATAATAATGCAGAAGTTCTATGAAAGGAAGAACCCAAAAATCAACATCAAGAAAAAGGTTAGGGATGTAACTCAGTCCCGTGTTGTCCAGGCTGTTGTGAGCAGATTTCGTACCCCATCTATGAACTTCATCATAAAAACATCAATTGCATTTATAATACTCGGGGCTCTCACTGTTCTCTTTCCAACGGAGGAAGGCCCTACTCTTCAGGTGGCCATTTCCCTGATTGCGAccatatatttcatatataatcgACTGAAGAGCAAAATGCGAGCTTTCCTCTATGG GGCAGGAGCTTTTATTCTCTCGTGGCTACTGGGAACCTTCTTGATGGTGTCTGTGATTCCACCAATACTTAAAGGGCCTAGGAGTTTGGAAGTGACAACTTCATTGACAACTTATGTGCTTCTCTGGGTTTCTTCTACTTATCTTAAATAG
- the LOC100259506 gene encoding protein CHAPERONE-LIKE PROTEIN OF POR1, chloroplastic isoform X2, protein MTLCGLASSPSIYCLRKPAQEPWSRTRNYWTGSMRRCNIQRTHLIKCAMDSSYSNMANDPTVIFPRINIRDPYKRLGISREASEEEIQAARNFLVQKYAVHKPSVEAIESAHDKIIMQKFYERKNPKINIKKKVRDVTQSRVVQAVVSRFRTPSMNFIIKTSIAFIILGALTVLFPTEEGPTLQVAISLIATIYFIYNRLKSKMRAFLYGAGAFILSWLLGTFLMVSVIPPILKGPRSLEVTTSLTTYVLLWVSSTYLK, encoded by the exons ATGACTCTGTGTGGATTGGCTAGTAGTCCATCAATATATTGTCTCCGCAAACCTGCACAGGAGCCCTGGTCACGAACCAG AAATTATTGGACTGGTTCGATGCGGAGATGTAATATACAAAGAACTCACTTGATCAAGTGTGCAATGGATTCTTCCTACAGCAACATGGCAAATGACCCAACTG TCATCTTTCCCAGAATCAATATAAGAGACCCATACAAAAGACTTGGTATTAGCAGGGAGGCTTCTGAAGAAGAAATCCAGGCTGCCAGGAACTTTCTGGTACAGAAATATGCAGTGCACAAGCCAAGTGTGGAAGCAATTGAGTCTGCCCATGACAAAATAATAATGCAGAAGTTCTATGAAAGGAAGAACCCAAAAATCAACATCAAGAAAAAGGTTAGGGATGTAACTCAGTCCCGTGTTGTCCAGGCTGTTGTGAGCAGATTTCGTACCCCATCTATGAACTTCATCATAAAAACATCAATTGCATTTATAATACTCGGGGCTCTCACTGTTCTCTTTCCAACGGAGGAAGGCCCTACTCTTCAGGTGGCCATTTCCCTGATTGCGAccatatatttcatatataatcgACTGAAGAGCAAAATGCGAGCTTTCCTCTATGG GGCAGGAGCTTTTATTCTCTCGTGGCTACTGGGAACCTTCTTGATGGTGTCTGTGATTCCACCAATACTTAAAGGGCCTAGGAGTTTGGAAGTGACAACTTCATTGACAACTTATGTGCTTCTCTGGGTTTCTTCTACTTATCTTAAATAG